One genomic segment of Clostridium saccharoperbutylacetonicum N1-4(HMT) includes these proteins:
- a CDS encoding D-2-hydroxyacid dehydrogenase, with amino-acid sequence MKKIVVLDGKTLGNVDYIKLNEFGQVVYYDLTLKEEVAERIKDANIVLTNKVALNEDNLKEASELELICEMATGFNNIDIKYCKEKNITVTNVSGYSTTTVAQHTFAMLLHLYDNISYFDHFVKSGEYSKHNMFTNIEVPYRDLCGKVWGIVGLGNIGKRVARIAQAFGARVVYYSTSGKNADSDYARVEFESLLKQCDIISIHAPLNEKTEGLFNYEAFTKMRKDAVLINVGRGPIVVDEDLSRALDEEIIGGAALDVFKVEPIPGDNPLLKIKNKERLVLTPHIAWASEEARNRLFADLLENISAFNRGEKRNRV; translated from the coding sequence ATGAAAAAAATAGTAGTATTAGATGGTAAAACATTAGGTAATGTAGACTATATTAAATTGAACGAATTTGGCCAAGTAGTTTATTATGATTTAACTTTAAAAGAAGAGGTTGCAGAAAGAATTAAAGATGCAAATATAGTATTAACTAATAAAGTAGCTTTAAATGAAGACAACTTAAAAGAGGCTTCTGAATTAGAATTAATATGCGAAATGGCAACGGGTTTTAATAATATAGATATAAAATATTGCAAAGAAAAAAATATTACAGTAACTAATGTTAGTGGGTATTCGACGACTACAGTGGCACAACATACTTTTGCAATGTTATTACACTTATATGATAATATTAGTTATTTCGATCACTTTGTTAAATCAGGAGAATATTCTAAACATAACATGTTTACTAATATAGAAGTACCATATAGAGACTTATGTGGAAAAGTATGGGGAATAGTAGGCCTTGGAAACATTGGAAAGAGAGTTGCAAGAATTGCTCAGGCCTTTGGCGCAAGGGTAGTGTATTACTCAACTTCAGGCAAAAATGCAGATTCTGATTATGCTAGAGTGGAATTTGAATCATTGTTAAAGCAATGTGATATAATTTCTATCCATGCTCCTCTAAATGAGAAAACAGAAGGATTATTTAATTACGAAGCCTTTACTAAAATGAGAAAAGATGCAGTATTAATTAATGTTGGAAGAGGGCCTATAGTAGTCGATGAAGATTTGTCTAGAGCTTTAGATGAAGAAATAATAGGGGGAGCGGCTCTAGATGTTTTTAAAGTTGAGCCAATTCCAGGAGATAATCCACTTTTGAAAATTAAAAATAAAGAAAGATTAGTTTTGACACCTCACATAGCTTGGGCAAGTGAGGAAGCTAGAAATAGATTATTTGCTGACTTGCTTGAAAATATAAGTGCATTTAATAGAGGTGAAAAGAGAAACAGAGTTTAG
- a CDS encoding type IA DNA topoisomerase, whose amino-acid sequence MAKVIIAEKPSVAKNIADAFKIKTRKDGYFEGNGYYITWAFGHLIQLYDAKDYDESMKGWRFEKFPFIPENFLYKVKCDSIDRTAEDKGAKKQLGIIKALIDKEEVDGIISATDFDREGQVIADELFGYFDVKKPIYRLLLNEWTPDEVKNGMEALKDNKEMQPLQDAGIGRQWSDWIIGINLTSVSTLKYKFEENKTINIGRVLLPTLKIIYDRDKEIENFTATTYYKLVSNFKNSGNEEFEGLYYENESEKFEQKEDLDKLLPLLKGATARIVDKQTELKKEYPPYLFNLSNLQGYITSKYKGWTSDKVLKVAQSLYEKKFTTYPRTASVVLEESLKDRAKKVLDTLKSGLPYEKDIKFTTSKRIFDSSKVESHSAITPTYIKPTGLSADENIVYEAIKNRFIMQFMPIAEFEETKVTLKVNNPEVNGEFISKGKVKLVEGWKVVEKIESKDVILPKVEINENVDIIEAKVNAVTKKPPKYHTEKTLLRVMETCGKGLEDKDEDSDEMMQAILSGFSIGTPATRAETIKKLKDIGYLKTKGKSLMCTELGRNIVEIFPVRDLLDLEYTGRLEKTLSDIEKGKFAKSDFMKLIIDFTVKSVELIKNDTGALSRFKVEIPNGTESVGACPVCGNPVVEGEKSFGCSNWKNGCKFTIWKDDKYIRSFGKNVSKEMVELLLKNGKVGFRNLKSKKGNTFSAYFKYEKNEETGYFNWNMEFIDN is encoded by the coding sequence ATGGCGAAGGTTATAATTGCAGAAAAGCCATCTGTTGCTAAAAATATTGCTGATGCATTTAAAATAAAAACTAGAAAAGATGGATATTTTGAAGGTAATGGTTATTATATAACATGGGCATTTGGACATCTCATACAGCTTTATGATGCAAAAGATTATGATGAAAGCATGAAGGGATGGAGATTTGAAAAATTTCCATTTATTCCTGAAAATTTTTTATATAAAGTAAAATGTGATAGTATAGATAGAACAGCAGAAGATAAGGGTGCTAAAAAGCAGCTTGGAATAATTAAAGCTCTAATTGATAAAGAAGAGGTTGATGGAATAATTTCAGCTACTGACTTTGATAGGGAAGGTCAAGTTATAGCTGATGAATTATTTGGTTATTTTGATGTGAAAAAACCAATATATAGATTACTTTTAAATGAATGGACACCTGATGAAGTTAAAAATGGGATGGAAGCATTAAAAGATAATAAAGAAATGCAGCCACTTCAAGATGCAGGGATAGGAAGGCAATGGAGTGATTGGATTATTGGAATAAATCTAACTTCAGTAAGTACTTTAAAATATAAGTTTGAAGAAAATAAGACTATTAATATAGGAAGGGTTCTTCTTCCTACATTAAAGATCATTTATGATAGAGACAAAGAGATAGAAAATTTTACAGCAACTACTTATTATAAATTGGTATCAAATTTCAAGAATTCAGGAAATGAAGAATTTGAGGGATTATATTATGAAAATGAATCTGAGAAATTTGAGCAAAAAGAAGATCTTGATAAACTTCTACCTTTACTCAAAGGGGCAACGGCTAGGATTGTTGACAAGCAGACAGAGTTAAAAAAAGAATATCCTCCATATTTATTTAATTTATCTAATTTACAAGGATATATTACTAGTAAATACAAGGGGTGGACCTCTGATAAAGTTCTTAAGGTTGCGCAATCTCTTTATGAAAAGAAATTTACAACTTATCCAAGAACAGCAAGTGTAGTGTTAGAAGAAAGTTTAAAAGACAGAGCTAAAAAAGTTTTAGATACCTTAAAGTCAGGATTACCTTATGAGAAGGATATTAAATTTACCACCTCTAAAAGAATTTTTGATAGCTCAAAGGTTGAAAGCCATAGTGCTATAACACCAACATATATTAAGCCAACAGGTTTGTCAGCAGATGAAAATATAGTATATGAAGCTATAAAGAACAGATTCATAATGCAGTTTATGCCTATAGCTGAGTTTGAAGAAACAAAAGTAACCTTAAAGGTTAATAATCCAGAGGTTAATGGTGAATTTATTTCAAAAGGAAAAGTAAAGCTGGTTGAAGGCTGGAAGGTAGTAGAAAAAATAGAAAGTAAAGATGTAATCCTCCCAAAAGTTGAAATAAATGAAAATGTTGATATTATAGAAGCTAAGGTAAATGCGGTTACTAAGAAACCGCCTAAATATCATACTGAAAAGACTTTACTAAGAGTTATGGAAACCTGCGGAAAGGGCCTTGAAGATAAAGATGAAGATTCAGATGAAATGATGCAGGCTATTTTAAGTGGTTTTAGTATAGGAACGCCTGCAACTAGAGCTGAAACTATAAAAAAACTAAAAGATATAGGGTACTTAAAAACAAAAGGAAAAAGCCTTATGTGTACAGAACTTGGTAGAAATATTGTTGAAATATTTCCAGTAAGGGATTTACTTGATTTAGAATATACAGGAAGATTAGAAAAAACTCTATCAGATATTGAAAAAGGTAAATTTGCTAAAAGCGATTTTATGAAGTTGATAATTGACTTTACTGTAAAATCTGTAGAGTTAATAAAAAATGATACTGGTGCTCTATCGAGATTTAAAGTAGAAATACCAAATGGAACTGAAAGCGTTGGAGCTTGTCCTGTATGTGGAAATCCAGTAGTTGAAGGTGAAAAAAGTTTTGGCTGCAGCAATTGGAAAAATGGTTGTAAGTTCACTATTTGGAAGGATGATAAATATATTAGATCCTTTGGAAAAAACGTATCAAAAGAAATGGTAGAACTTTTACTTAAAAACGGCAAAGTAGGCTTTAGAAATTTGAAAAGTAAAAAGGGAAATACTTTTTCAGCATATTTTAAATACGAAAAGAATGAGGAAACAGGATATTTCAATTGGAATATGGAATTTATAGATAATTAG
- a CDS encoding FAD-dependent oxidoreductase gives MESIWSSEVKFKEREKLDQNLECDIVIIGAGITGLLTAYMLNKSGRNVVVIDAKSIASGNTKNTTAKITSQHKLIYDTLFKEFGEEGARQYAKANELAIKRYKEIIDEEKIECDFEYKDSYVYSLESAENIEKEYNAAKKLGIDAELAESVNLPFEIKSALKFKNQAQFNPLKFLKPISEKLTIYENTRAIDIKENKVIVEGGEIKASHIIVATHYPFLNVPGYYFMRMHQERSYVIALENAQEVDGMYKSGDKKGYSFRNYKNLLLFGGSAQRTGENESGGAYEELRKAAKELYPNSIEKYHWSAQDCMTLDDIPYIGRYSSSLPNVYVATGFKKWGMTSSMVSAMIISDIILEKENDFSEIFSPRRFDMSASMKTAAKDLVITAKNFIAQRIDIPEEHTGNIEKGHGGIIEYKGQKAGVYKNNDGRIFAISTKCPHLGCELHWNADELTWDCPCHGSRFDYEGNWVEGPATKGDNNI, from the coding sequence GTGGAAAGTATATGGAGTTCAGAAGTAAAGTTTAAAGAAAGAGAAAAATTAGATCAAAATTTAGAATGTGATATTGTTATTATAGGTGCAGGCATTACTGGATTGTTAACAGCATATATGCTTAACAAAAGTGGAAGAAATGTAGTAGTTATTGATGCAAAAAGCATTGCAAGTGGAAATACAAAGAATACTACAGCCAAAATAACAAGTCAGCATAAATTAATTTATGATACTTTATTTAAGGAATTTGGAGAAGAAGGAGCTAGGCAATATGCTAAGGCAAATGAACTTGCTATAAAGAGGTATAAGGAAATAATAGATGAAGAAAAAATAGAATGTGATTTTGAATATAAAGATTCATATGTATATTCTCTAGAAAGTGCTGAAAATATTGAAAAAGAATATAATGCAGCTAAAAAGTTAGGGATTGATGCAGAATTAGCAGAGTCAGTAAACCTTCCTTTTGAGATTAAAAGTGCATTAAAATTTAAAAATCAAGCTCAATTTAATCCATTAAAATTTCTAAAGCCAATTTCTGAAAAGTTAACTATATATGAAAATACTAGAGCTATAGATATTAAAGAAAATAAAGTAATTGTAGAAGGTGGAGAAATTAAAGCAAGTCATATTATAGTTGCAACACATTATCCATTTTTAAATGTTCCAGGGTATTATTTCATGAGAATGCATCAAGAAAGGTCATATGTTATTGCATTGGAAAATGCGCAAGAAGTAGATGGCATGTATAAATCTGGTGATAAAAAAGGATATTCTTTTAGAAATTATAAAAACTTGTTGCTATTTGGAGGATCAGCTCAACGAACAGGGGAGAATGAGTCGGGCGGAGCTTATGAGGAATTAAGAAAAGCGGCCAAAGAACTATATCCTAATTCTATAGAAAAATATCATTGGTCAGCACAAGATTGTATGACATTAGATGATATACCATATATAGGACGTTACTCATCAAGTCTTCCAAATGTTTATGTTGCAACTGGATTTAAGAAATGGGGAATGACAAGTTCGATGGTATCTGCAATGATTATAAGTGATATTATTCTTGAAAAGGAAAATGATTTTTCAGAAATATTTTCTCCAAGACGTTTTGATATGTCTGCATCTATGAAAACTGCAGCTAAGGATTTAGTAATAACAGCAAAGAATTTTATAGCTCAAAGAATTGATATTCCAGAAGAACATACGGGGAATATTGAAAAGGGTCATGGGGGAATAATAGAATATAAAGGTCAAAAGGCAGGAGTATATAAGAATAATGATGGAAGGATATTTGCTATATCAACAAAGTGTCCGCATTTAGGCTGTGAACTTCATTGGAATGCAGATGAATTAACCTGGGATTGTCCTTGTCATGGCTCAAGGTTTGATTATGAAGGAAACTGGGTGGAAGGTCCTGCAACTAAAGGGGATAATAATATATAA
- a CDS encoding DUF4261 domain-containing protein: MNKFEVNDEGKLEDEPDTFVAMYGVELWMEEQPIILEDNLLKNLKKYCGKIEIISKQETSITFGFLEYIMEYKNASLPVAITISLCDEDLQNEKLKRSLEQSWNYDNKKELIAKCKYNVLVTDTMAVGLDYAKRIELFQKALYSIVELIQCEGINYYISEQVISREDYLKNNPLDDDYDPLFGILNVRLFNIEGNEKEYLMDTLGLSAIGLYDLQCHFKNLDPNEIANILYSYGYYIFDKGDAVADIKIIQGISENDEWECQHEISIAEPRRVVLDINPGEEFSTENREQII; this comes from the coding sequence ATGAATAAATTTGAAGTAAATGATGAAGGAAAATTAGAAGATGAACCAGATACTTTTGTAGCAATGTATGGCGTTGAACTTTGGATGGAAGAACAACCAATTATTTTAGAAGATAATTTATTAAAAAATTTAAAAAAGTATTGTGGAAAAATTGAAATTATATCTAAACAAGAGACATCAATTACATTTGGGTTTTTAGAGTACATTATGGAATATAAAAATGCAAGTCTTCCTGTTGCTATAACAATTAGCTTATGTGATGAAGATTTACAAAATGAGAAATTGAAAAGATCCTTAGAACAATCATGGAATTATGATAATAAGAAAGAATTAATTGCAAAGTGTAAATATAATGTTTTAGTAACAGATACAATGGCTGTTGGGCTAGATTATGCTAAAAGAATAGAACTTTTTCAAAAAGCACTTTATTCTATAGTAGAATTAATACAATGTGAAGGAATAAATTATTACATTTCAGAACAAGTAATAAGCAGAGAGGATTATTTAAAAAATAATCCATTAGATGATGATTATGACCCTTTATTTGGCATATTAAATGTGAGACTTTTTAATATTGAAGGAAATGAAAAAGAATATTTGATGGATACACTAGGTCTTTCAGCAATAGGATTATATGATTTACAATGTCATTTTAAAAATTTAGATCCAAATGAAATAGCAAACATTTTATATTCTTATGGATACTATATTTTTGATAAGGGAGATGCTGTTGCAGATATAAAAATAATACAAGGAATTTCAGAAAATGATGAATGGGAATGCCAGCATGAAATATCAATTGCAGAGCCTAGACGTGTTGTTTTAGATATTAATCCAGGAGAAGAATTTTCAACTGAAAATAGAGAGCAAATAATCTAA
- a CDS encoding ammonium transporter, whose amino-acid sequence MELLNGADMGFVFICAALVMLMVPGLALFYGGMVRSKNVLSITIQNYAALVIISLQWIFVGYTLAFGPDIKGVIGGLDWGFLSNIGITPNADYAGTIPHLEFVIFQLMFSAITAAVISGSVAERMTFPAFLVLIILWSTLVYDPIAHWVWGTNGWLKNLGVLDFAGGHPVEINSGISGLVAAIVIGKRRHPSPEPHHIPMAILGGGLLWFGWFGFNAGSALSMNYVAINAFFTTNTSAAAGAIGWAACEWIIYKKPTALGIVSGAIAGLVAITQGAGFVSPTSAILIGLVGGALSFFAIAVLKRKLGYDDALDAFGCHGVGGIWGSIATAIFASKAINPAGADGLIYGNFALLKAHLISTCATALYAAVITFVILKIMKAVMKVRATSNEEAEGLDVYLHGEEAYSGFNR is encoded by the coding sequence ATGGAATTGTTAAATGGCGCAGACATGGGATTTGTATTTATTTGTGCTGCATTAGTAATGTTAATGGTACCTGGCTTAGCTTTATTTTATGGTGGAATGGTAAGAAGCAAAAATGTATTGAGTATAACAATACAGAATTACGCAGCCCTTGTTATTATATCACTACAATGGATTTTTGTTGGGTATACATTAGCATTTGGACCAGATATTAAAGGTGTAATTGGAGGTTTAGATTGGGGATTCTTAAGTAATATAGGAATTACACCAAATGCAGATTATGCAGGTACAATACCACATTTAGAATTTGTGATATTTCAACTTATGTTTTCAGCTATTACTGCAGCAGTTATTTCAGGTTCTGTTGCTGAGCGTATGACCTTTCCAGCTTTCTTGGTATTAATAATTTTATGGAGTACCCTAGTTTATGATCCTATCGCTCACTGGGTATGGGGAACAAACGGATGGTTAAAGAATTTAGGAGTTCTTGATTTTGCAGGTGGACATCCTGTTGAAATTAATTCTGGTATTTCTGGTTTAGTTGCAGCAATAGTGATTGGGAAAAGAAGACATCCAAGTCCAGAGCCACACCATATACCTATGGCAATATTGGGAGGAGGACTTTTATGGTTTGGATGGTTCGGATTTAATGCAGGAAGTGCTTTATCTATGAATTATGTAGCAATAAATGCCTTCTTCACCACAAATACTTCTGCAGCAGCAGGAGCAATTGGATGGGCAGCTTGTGAATGGATAATATATAAGAAGCCTACTGCACTTGGAATAGTCAGTGGAGCTATAGCTGGATTAGTTGCAATAACCCAAGGGGCAGGTTTTGTAAGCCCTACATCGGCTATATTAATTGGACTAGTTGGAGGGGCTTTAAGTTTCTTTGCAATAGCGGTATTAAAGAGAAAATTAGGCTATGATGATGCTTTAGATGCATTTGGATGTCATGGTGTAGGCGGAATTTGGGGATCTATAGCTACAGCAATCTTTGCTTCGAAAGCAATAAATCCAGCAGGAGCTGATGGATTAATATATGGAAATTTTGCTTTATTGAAAGCACATTTAATATCAACTTGTGCAACTGCATTATATGCGGCAGTAATAACTTTTGTAATACTTAAAATTATGAAGGCAGTAATGAAGGTAAGAGCAACTTCAAATGAAGAAGCTGAAGGTTTAGATGTATATTTACATGGAGAAGAAGCCTATTCAGGATTTAATAGATAA
- the putP gene encoding sodium/proline symporter PutP — MQLWSIIAIGVYLLILLGIGYYSYRKTTNLSDYMIGDRGLGPLVTALSAGASDMSGWMLMGLPGAVYATGICNLWTGIGLTVGAYLNYLLLAPRFRVYTEVANDSLTVPDYLENRFKDKSNMLRLVSGMVILVFFVLYVSSGLVAGGKLFVDTYKLTYTMGIIVTLSVVVLYTYFGGFLAVSLTDFFQGTLMFICLVTVPVVAYMNIGVDPGTFVNKVKNIDPALFDMFRGTSIASIISLMAWGLGYFGQPHIIVRFMAIKSAKELKSARRIGIGWMAIGLLGAVISGIIGLVYFTDHNSPLSDPETVFLRLGDILFHPFITGIILSAVLAAIMSTISSQLLVCSSSITKDFYLTFLNKEASEKQQIVIGRLAVLVVAAIATIFAYLPNKTILNIVGQAWAGFGSSFGPVLLVSLYWKRMNKWGALSGMIVGGLTVIIWILSGLSTYVYEMIPGFTLSLISVIIVSLLTEKPTKAVNDEFEKMENILREM; from the coding sequence ATGCAATTATGGTCCATTATTGCAATTGGAGTATATCTGCTCATTTTGCTTGGGATCGGTTATTATTCTTACAGAAAAACGACTAATCTTTCAGATTATATGATTGGTGACAGAGGGCTTGGTCCTTTGGTAACAGCACTTTCAGCTGGAGCAAGTGACATGAGTGGCTGGATGCTTATGGGGCTTCCTGGTGCAGTATATGCAACTGGAATTTGTAATCTTTGGACAGGAATAGGATTAACTGTTGGAGCCTATTTAAATTATCTTTTACTAGCTCCAAGGTTTAGAGTTTACACAGAAGTAGCAAACGACTCCTTAACTGTGCCAGATTATCTAGAAAATCGATTTAAAGATAAATCAAACATGCTTAGACTTGTATCCGGTATGGTAATACTAGTTTTCTTTGTTCTTTATGTTTCATCTGGTCTTGTGGCTGGTGGAAAACTATTTGTAGATACCTATAAATTAACTTATACCATGGGAATCATAGTAACTTTATCTGTTGTTGTGCTTTATACATACTTCGGTGGCTTTTTAGCTGTAAGTCTTACAGATTTTTTCCAAGGAACACTAATGTTTATTTGTTTAGTTACTGTTCCAGTTGTAGCTTATATGAATATAGGAGTAGATCCTGGTACCTTTGTTAATAAAGTAAAAAACATTGATCCTGCATTATTTGATATGTTCAGAGGAACCAGCATAGCCAGTATTATTAGTTTAATGGCATGGGGACTTGGATATTTTGGTCAACCTCATATTATAGTTCGTTTTATGGCAATAAAATCTGCAAAAGAATTAAAATCCGCAAGAAGAATTGGTATTGGTTGGATGGCTATCGGTCTTCTAGGCGCTGTTATAAGTGGTATTATTGGACTTGTATATTTCACTGATCATAATAGTCCTTTAAGTGATCCTGAGACTGTATTCCTTCGTCTTGGGGATATTTTATTTCATCCTTTTATTACAGGAATTATATTATCCGCTGTATTAGCAGCAATAATGAGTACTATTTCCTCACAGCTTTTAGTTTGTTCAAGTTCAATTACAAAAGACTTTTATCTTACTTTCTTAAATAAAGAAGCTTCTGAAAAGCAACAAATAGTAATAGGTAGATTAGCAGTATTAGTAGTTGCCGCTATAGCAACAATATTTGCATACTTACCAAACAAAACAATTCTTAATATAGTTGGTCAGGCATGGGCTGGCTTTGGTTCATCTTTTGGACCAGTACTTTTAGTAAGCCTTTATTGGAAGCGAATGAATAAATGGGGAGCACTTTCTGGTATGATTGTTGGTGGATTAACGGTTATTATATGGATATTATCTGGTCTATCAACTTATGTTTATGAAATGATTCCAGGCTTCACTCTATCACTTATTTCAGTTATAATTGTAAGTCTTTTAACTGAAAAACCTACTAAAGCTGTAAATGATGAATTTGAAAAAATGGAAAACATCTTAAGAGAGATGTAA
- a CDS encoding recombinase family protein, which translates to MKAAIYSRKSKFTGKGESVENQIELCKSYAKNNGYDEFYIYEDEGFSGGNINRPEFKSMMKDAKYKKFDAIICYRLDRISRNVSDFSSLIDELKALSIDFISIREQFDTSSPMGTAMMFISSVFAQLERETIAERIKDNMYELAKTGRWLGGTPPFGFSSEPTYYLDNNSKQKKMMKLSPIDEEISLVRILFEQYLSLGSLGKLQKYLIQNNIKTKRDSNWDIKALQLLLRNPVYVKSSDLVTSYLSTKGATVFGDPNGNGILSYNKKDSKDKYKDISEWILSVSKHEGVIMDNLWIKVQRQLDKNKDLAPRLVNGSEYGVFNSVLQCAKCGGKMIQKQGHTSKKTGEILRYYICTNKINSTETTCDSKNVRLDILEKHVMKELFKATADKGSLIKAIEEYKKSLESEYIDKDNIKTYEKQISQKELQVKNLIDKLSLNPNIFDLLSSRIEELNKELKELKFKKFELENTNSNLKAAIKEIDASTSMILNFKSMWEKADYSMKKLLINSLVDYISYNSDTMEVVIKPFCTNKKKGAL; encoded by the coding sequence ATGAAAGCAGCTATTTATTCAAGAAAATCAAAATTCACTGGTAAAGGTGAAAGTGTAGAAAATCAAATAGAGCTATGTAAATCTTATGCTAAAAATAATGGCTATGATGAATTTTATATATATGAAGATGAAGGCTTTTCAGGTGGTAATATAAATAGACCTGAATTTAAATCTATGATGAAGGATGCCAAATATAAAAAATTTGATGCAATTATTTGTTATAGGCTTGATAGAATTAGTAGAAATGTTTCTGACTTCTCCTCTCTTATTGATGAATTAAAAGCTCTTAGCATAGATTTTATTTCAATTCGTGAGCAGTTTGACACTTCTAGTCCTATGGGTACTGCTATGATGTTTATTAGCAGCGTATTTGCTCAATTGGAACGTGAAACCATTGCTGAACGTATTAAAGATAATATGTATGAGCTTGCTAAAACTGGGCGTTGGCTTGGTGGTACTCCCCCTTTTGGTTTTTCTTCTGAACCCACATATTATTTAGATAATAATTCAAAGCAAAAAAAGATGATGAAATTATCTCCTATTGATGAGGAAATATCTTTAGTTAGAATTTTATTTGAGCAATATTTATCTCTTGGAAGTCTTGGAAAACTTCAAAAGTATCTTATTCAAAATAATATAAAAACCAAAAGAGATTCTAACTGGGATATAAAAGCTCTGCAGCTTTTACTTAGAAATCCTGTTTATGTTAAATCCTCTGATCTTGTAACAAGTTATCTTTCTACTAAAGGAGCAACTGTCTTTGGTGATCCAAATGGTAATGGAATCTTAAGCTATAATAAGAAAGATTCTAAAGATAAATATAAAGATATCAGCGAATGGATTCTTTCTGTTTCAAAACATGAAGGTGTAATTATGGATAACTTGTGGATTAAAGTTCAAAGACAATTAGATAAAAATAAAGACCTTGCACCAAGACTGGTTAATGGCAGCGAATATGGTGTATTTAACTCAGTACTTCAATGTGCCAAATGTGGTGGTAAGATGATTCAAAAACAGGGCCATACCTCTAAAAAAACTGGAGAAATTCTTAGATACTATATATGTACAAATAAAATTAACTCCACAGAAACTACCTGTGATTCTAAAAACGTAAGACTTGATATATTGGAAAAGCATGTTATGAAGGAACTTTTTAAAGCTACTGCTGATAAAGGATCACTAATTAAAGCTATTGAAGAATACAAAAAATCTTTAGAATCAGAATATATTGATAAAGATAATATTAAAACTTATGAGAAACAAATTTCTCAAAAAGAGCTTCAGGTAAAAAACTTAATTGATAAACTCTCTTTAAATCCTAATATTTTTGATCTACTTTCTTCCAGAATTGAAGAATTAAATAAAGAGCTTAAAGAATTGAAATTTAAAAAGTTCGAATTAGAAAATACTAATAGCAATTTAAAAGCAGCCATTAAAGAAATTGATGCTTCAACTTCTATGATTTTAAATTTTAAAAGCATGTGGGAAAAGGCTGATTATTCTATGAAAAAGCTTCTTATAAATTCCCTGGTTGATTATATTTCTTATAATTCAGACACCATGGAAGTAGTCATAAAGCCATTTTGCACTAATAAAAAAAAAGGCGCTCTTTAA
- a CDS encoding ImmA/IrrE family metallo-endopeptidase, whose protein sequence is MRKLNEIFCIIEKEKIYLEERNLNQSSFNGIYIKAPDFPPVILVEKSIINDRCKYISVLAEELGHHYTSVGNLTITSRNYSEKLMKNKQEHRAKSWAANFLVSDEEFEQALCNCISNPSDICDSFNMTHEMLKYKIHSIVLDENRYKRIRSALMKKEVSYNSCEI, encoded by the coding sequence ATGAGAAAATTAAATGAAATTTTTTGCATTATTGAAAAAGAGAAAATATATCTTGAAGAAAGAAATCTTAATCAGTCTTCATTTAATGGAATTTACATTAAAGCTCCAGATTTTCCTCCAGTTATACTAGTAGAAAAATCTATTATTAATGATAGGTGTAAATATATATCTGTTTTAGCTGAAGAGCTAGGGCATCATTATACTAGTGTAGGTAATTTAACTATTACATCTAGAAATTATTCTGAAAAACTAATGAAAAATAAGCAGGAGCATAGAGCCAAATCATGGGCTGCTAATTTTCTTGTAAGTGATGAAGAATTTGAACAAGCATTATGCAATTGCATTTCTAATCCTTCTGATATTTGTGATTCTTTTAATATGACTCATGAAATGCTAAAATATAAAATTCATTCCATAGTTCTAGATGAAAATAGATATAAACGTATTAGATCTGCATTAATGAAAAAGGAAGTCTCATATAATAGTTGTGAAATATAG